The following nucleotide sequence is from Saccharothrix texasensis.
CAGGCCCACGGCGGCGTAGTGCTGCGCGGTCTCCAGGTCGCCCCGGTCGCGGTGGCACGCGCCGAGCCGGCGCAACGCGGCCAGCTCCCGCCGGTCGTCGCCCAGGTCGCGGAACAGCTCCACGGCCCGCGACCCGGCCTCGATCGCCTCGGCGAGCTCGCCCCGCTCACGGCGGCGGTCGCACTCGGCGAGCTTGAACTCGGCCTGCCGGGCGCGGTCGCCCAGCTCCTCGGCCAGGTCGTGGCCCTCGACGGCGTACCGGACGGAGGTCGCGGGGTCGGTGTCGCCGAGGCCGTCGAGCACGGCGATCGACTCCAGCTGCCCGGGCCCGTCACCCCGCGCCCGGTGCTCCTCGTACGCCAGCCGCGCCGCCTGTCCGGCTTCGTCGGTTCTGCCTTCGCGCATCAGCAGCCTCGCCATCCGCAGCAGGACGTCCGCCCGGTCGCGGCACGCGTCGCCCAAGCCCACACACCGTTCGAAGTCCGCGAGCGCGGCCCCGTATTCCCCACGCCGCTCGGCGCGGGCGCCGGTCAGCTCGAACCTGGTGGCCCAGAGGGCTTCCAGCTCGTCCTCGGGCAGGTCGAGCCCGGCCAGCAGCGCGTCGACCCGCTCGACCAGGACGCCGGCCCGCTCGTCGTCGTCCTCCAGCCCCAGCTCGGCCAGCAGCACGTCGGCGTAGGCCGCGGTGCCGGTCGCCTCGCCCGTGTCGGCGACCTCGCGCAGCGCGGACAGCTCCCGGCGCAGCACGGGCGACAGGGGGTCCGAGTGGTCGCGGACGGCGGCGGCCAGCAGCTCGCACCCGGTCAGCGCGGCCTCGGCGTCGGTGGTGGACCGGTCGCGCCACTCGTCCAGCCGGCCGTTGACCGTGCCGACGTAGAGGTAGGACCGCTCGAGGCCGCCCGGCGTGCCGGTGTCGACGATGGCCCGCGCGGCGGGCGTCTCCTCGGCGGTGAGCCGCCGCACGACGGTGCGGGCGAACCCGGCGGCCAGGTTCGGCGGGATGGTCCACAGGGTGCCGATGTAGCCGCGCGCGCCGGCCCGGACGAACTCCCGACCCAGCCGCGTCCACGACCGGCACGAGTTGTTGAACACGATCGGCCGGTGCCGCAGCGTCACCGGCAGGTCGTCGTCGGGCAGCGCGTGCCCGCCCAGCACGATCGCGCCGTCGGCGTCGTGGCAGTTGAAGAACACCAGCTCGACGGGCAGGTCCACGACCAGGTCGCGCAGCGCGTCCGGCGAGGCGTCCCGCTCGGACAGCACGATCGGGTGGGTGTGGTGGCCCGGCGACGCGGTCGTCTCGGGGTGCTCCTGGAACGCGCCGGGGTCGAACACCAGGCTGAACGCGCCGGGCTCGCGCGCCACGCCCGCGCGGTGCAGCTCGGTGAGCACGACCAGCGCCGGGTCGGCCACCACGTGCCCGACCGGCTTGCGCGCCCAGTTCACGTCCTCGGTGTGCACGAACGAGTAGGGCAGGCCGGAGGTGAACGCGGTCAGCCGCCGGTCGCCCACCTCCGCGACCGCCTCGGCGGGCACCTGCGCGGTGACCGCGGCCTCGACCGCCGCGTACGGGTCGTGCCCGCCGCTGGACAGGTACCGCCACAGCGCCTCGACGAACCCGATGCCCTTGACCGCGTCGCCGATCGCGCCCGCCGCCGCGGTGACCCGCTCCTGCTCCTCGGCCACCACCGCGCCCACCACGGCCAGGTCCGGCTCCGGGACGACGACCAGCCGGGCGCCCCGGTGGTGCGCGTAGACGGCGGCCATCAGGCCGTCCGCCTCGCCGGTGCGCTCGACCAGCACGGCCTCGTCGCCGCGGTCGGGGTTGTGCTCGGCGAACGGCACCGGCGGCGCGTCCTCGTCCACGCGCAGCGCCGCGCCCGCGCGCAGGGCGGTGAACAGGGCGGCGACGAAGTCGGCGTCCGGCGCCACGTCGAGCGTGCGCGCGGGCTCGCCGCCACGCAGCAGCTCCCACGCCTTGGCGGTCAGCCCGACGGGGTCCTCGCACGGCAGGTGCAGGTGTTCGGGCAGGTCGCCGAACAGCGGCTCGTCCGGTTCGGCGAGGAACACCGCGCGGCGCACGCCCGTCGTGCCGAGCAGGTGCGCCACCAGCCGGTCGTGCCGGTACGACGAGGGGTCGCCGGGTCTCAGCGCGACGACGGGCGTGACGCGGTCCGCGGGCAGGCACGACACCACGACCGCGGCCTCCCGCAGCTGGTCCGGGCGGCACACCACGACCGTGTCGCCGACCTCGAACACGGGCTCGCTGATCACCGTGACGTCCAGGGTGGACTCGCCGGCGGGCAGCCGCACGCCCACGCCGCCGGGCACGACCTCGCACGGCGCCGAGCCGGACACCAGCAGCGTCACCGAGTCCGGCAGGGCGAACGACACGCCGTCGGGGGTCTCGGTGGCGGGCGCGTCCACGACGAGCCGCCACCGCGCGGGCGCGGGCAGGTCGAACCGCTGCCTCAGCACCGCGCGCACGTGCCCGTCCCGGGTCTCCTCGACCAGCAGGTCGCGGGCGCCGGCCTCGGCGGTCAGCTCCTCGCCCGCGTCGACGGGCGGTTTGCGGTGCGCGTCGAGCAGGACGGCACGCAGCAGCCCCGCTTCGAAGCGGAAGCGGATGCCGTGCGGGGCACCGAGGTCCACTGGCTCACGACCCTTGCAGGCGAGGAGGGTGTCCACCGTGTTCGGAGGTGGCGGGCAGAAACTACGCCACCGGAGGCCCGACCTGCAGCAGATCCGCCGGGTAGTCGCGGTTGTTACACCCCGGGACGTTCGGACCGGGCCGCGGGCGTCCACCGGGCGCGACGGCGGCTGCCCGCCGACTGCGCCTGGTCGCGGCCCAGCCGCTTCGCCTCGTACAGCGCCGAGTCCGCCGCCGCGAGCAGCCCGGAGACGGTGTCCTCGGCGACCTCCGGCCACACCGCGATGCCGATGCTGACCGTGAGCCCCGCCACCACGCCGCCGTCGCCGACGTCCACGCGCACCCGGTGGACCTCGGAGCGCACCCGGTCGGCGACCGCGGTCGCTTCCTCGTGGTCCACGCCGGGCAGCAGCACGGCGAACTCCTCGCCGCCGAAGCGGCCCACCGCGTCGCCCCGCCGCACCGCGCTCTCCAACGCCGCCGCGATGCGCCGCAGCACGAGGTCGCCGGTCTGGTGGCCGTGCGTGTCGTTGATGTCCTTGAAGTGGTCGACGTCGATCATGAACAGGCCGACGCGCGAGCCGGGCGGCTGCTGCCGGGTGCGCTGCAGTTCCAGCGTCGCCTGCAGGTGCCAGGCCTCGGCGTTGAGCAGGCCGGTCTTGGTGTCGGTGCGGGCGGCCAGCTCCAGCTGGTGGATCAGCACGGTGCGGTGCAGGGCGACGGCCGCGACGACCATCGGCAGCGCGAACCCGGGCCACCACGCCACGGCGAGGGCGACGAAGCCGCCCATCGCGAGCTGGCCCGCTTCGAGCAGGTTGTCCGCGCCGCTGCCGATGGCGTCCTTCACCGAGCGGGGCCGCACGGTCAGCAGGATGACCGCGGCCACCAGGGCGGTGTTGACCAGCCACTGCGCCGCGCCCGCGCCGACCAGGCCGACGAGGTCCAGCGCGCCGCCGGGCCGGCCGGCGAGGAGGTGCCCGCGCAGTCCGGTGAGGCCCGCCACGCCGCTCGCGGCGAGCGTGGCCAGCACCATCATCGACGTGGTGAACACGTTGCGGTGCGGTGGGCGTGAGGCGTCCCAGCGGCCGACGACCCACCAGCGGTGCGCGTACATCAGCACGACGAGCGCGACGGCGAGCGAGGGCGGCAGCACCAGGGCGCCGGCCAGGATCCAGATGCTGCACAGGTCGACGTGCGGCAGGTGGCTGTGGTCGCGGCGGATGCGCTCGATCCAGCGCGAGCAGTGCAGGTGCAGCGCGGCGCAGCCGGCGAGGACGGCGAACGTGGTCCACGAGCCGGCGGGCACGGGCCACGCGGTGGCCGCGGCGAGCGCGAGAACGGCGAGGAGATCCACCGACAGCACGTACACCAGGGCCTGCCCCGGCAGGGACCATAGTGACCAGCGTCGACCGCCCGACGACGTCGAACGCGCTCTGCCCATGGTTCCTCACGACTGTCTACCCCGGACCGTCATGGCGTCCGGACGGAGGGTCACAGTAATGGTGACCTGTGGCGATGTCAGCCGCTACCGGGGTGACGCGACCCACTGGAGGTGATCGCGGTGCGCGACAAGATCTGGTGACACCGCCGGTCGGAGGCCGTGTCGAGACGGAGGCGAGGTGTGGTCGTGCGCGACAAGATCTGGTGATCCCCCTGCTGCCGGTGTTCCCGCCGAGTGCCACGTCGAGGGGAGGTGCGCCGCCATGCGCGACAAGATCTGGTGAAGACGGGTTCCCACCCCGGTGAACGACACCACGCGGGCCGCGGCGAGCACCCGACTCCCGCGGCCGGCGCGCTCACCCGACGCGCGCCCGGACCAGCCACAGGCACGCCGTCGCGACGCCCAGGCCGCTGAGCACGAGCGTCGCCCGCGGCCCGACGGCGTCGCCGAGCAGCCCGCCCACCAGCGCGCCGGCGGGCGCGGTGCCCCAGACCGCGGTGCGGATGGTCGCGTTGACGCGGCCGTGCAGGGCGGCGGGCGTCGCCTCGTAGCGCACCGGCACCTGGTGCACGTTGTAGACCTGGAGCGCGAACCACATCACCGCCACCGCGCCGATCACCAGCTGGTCCGCCGCGACCGCCGCCTGCCCCGCGCCGGTGACGAGGATCGCGGCGACCATCGTCCGCCGCCTGCCCCACCGCTCGCCCACCCGGGCCGCGACGAGCGCGCCGAGCAGCCCGCCGACGGCGCCGGCGGACAGCGTCAGCCCAGCCTGGGCCGCCGACAGGCCCAGCGCCGACACCAGGTGCAGCAGCACCACGACGGTGAAGGCGTTGAACCAGAAGACCTGCGTCGCGGTGCACAGCGTGACCCGCCGCAACCCCTGGTGGCCGAACACCGCCCGCACGCCGGCCCACATGC
It contains:
- a CDS encoding tetratricopeptide repeat protein gives rise to the protein MDLGAPHGIRFRFEAGLLRAVLLDAHRKPPVDAGEELTAEAGARDLLVEETRDGHVRAVLRQRFDLPAPARWRLVVDAPATETPDGVSFALPDSVTLLVSGSAPCEVVPGGVGVRLPAGESTLDVTVISEPVFEVGDTVVVCRPDQLREAAVVVSCLPADRVTPVVALRPGDPSSYRHDRLVAHLLGTTGVRRAVFLAEPDEPLFGDLPEHLHLPCEDPVGLTAKAWELLRGGEPARTLDVAPDADFVAALFTALRAGAALRVDEDAPPVPFAEHNPDRGDEAVLVERTGEADGLMAAVYAHHRGARLVVVPEPDLAVVGAVVAEEQERVTAAAGAIGDAVKGIGFVEALWRYLSSGGHDPYAAVEAAVTAQVPAEAVAEVGDRRLTAFTSGLPYSFVHTEDVNWARKPVGHVVADPALVVLTELHRAGVAREPGAFSLVFDPGAFQEHPETTASPGHHTHPIVLSERDASPDALRDLVVDLPVELVFFNCHDADGAIVLGGHALPDDDLPVTLRHRPIVFNNSCRSWTRLGREFVRAGARGYIGTLWTIPPNLAAGFARTVVRRLTAEETPAARAIVDTGTPGGLERSYLYVGTVNGRLDEWRDRSTTDAEAALTGCELLAAAVRDHSDPLSPVLRRELSALREVADTGEATGTAAYADVLLAELGLEDDDERAGVLVERVDALLAGLDLPEDELEALWATRFELTGARAERRGEYGAALADFERCVGLGDACRDRADVLLRMARLLMREGRTDEAGQAARLAYEEHRARGDGPGQLESIAVLDGLGDTDPATSVRYAVEGHDLAEELGDRARQAEFKLAECDRRRERGELAEAIEAGSRAVELFRDLGDDRRELAALRRLGACHRDRGDLETAQHYAAVGLARAEQVGAAAEVASFHDDLGGVLSARGEHGAALGHYRHAVEKLVATGAWERGAELLPHLAVGAVRAGDPEALWTAALSGGLICEVAPREVWASVVPLVVDSIKRAIETGPLELTERGMTDFASAVTAGRREDMPFQVGLLADVVVVLLAWLMDRADHGIVAFARELDRSSGGVFDLVGYVAVPYADRARNPGAGRSRLTSGGPR
- a CDS encoding GGDEF domain-containing protein encodes the protein MGRARSTSSGGRRWSLWSLPGQALVYVLSVDLLAVLALAAATAWPVPAGSWTTFAVLAGCAALHLHCSRWIERIRRDHSHLPHVDLCSIWILAGALVLPPSLAVALVVLMYAHRWWVVGRWDASRPPHRNVFTTSMMVLATLAASGVAGLTGLRGHLLAGRPGGALDLVGLVGAGAAQWLVNTALVAAVILLTVRPRSVKDAIGSGADNLLEAGQLAMGGFVALAVAWWPGFALPMVVAAVALHRTVLIHQLELAARTDTKTGLLNAEAWHLQATLELQRTRQQPPGSRVGLFMIDVDHFKDINDTHGHQTGDLVLRRIAAALESAVRRGDAVGRFGGEEFAVLLPGVDHEEATAVADRVRSEVHRVRVDVGDGGVVAGLTVSIGIAVWPEVAEDTVSGLLAAADSALYEAKRLGRDQAQSAGSRRRARWTPAARSERPGV